Part of the Pseudomonas chlororaphis genome, TCGAAGCCCAGTTGCTCCAGGCACCAGACGATCTTGCGGCGATAGCGCTTGTAGCGACGGTTACCCATCAAGATCGCGTCGAGGGCACGGTCCGGGGCGTACCAGTAGCGTTTGGCGTAGTGCCAGCGCGCTTCGCCGAACAGGCTGATCGGGGCGAAGGGGATCGCCACCACATCGACGTCGGACGGTTTGATACCGGCCTGTTCCAGACAGAACTTCGCCGACTCGTAGGGCATGCGGTTCTTTGCATGTTTATCGCGTACGAAGCGCTCTTCCTCGGCCGCCGCGATCAGCTTGCCGTCGATGTACAGCGCTGCGGAAGGATCATGGCTAAGGGCGCCGGACAGGCCAAGAATCGTCAATGCCACAGGGTCTAGCCTCTTTTCTGCATACGGGCGACAAGCGCCGCGAAAAATGAATGTGCCGCTCGCCGGGGCGTAGGGCAGCTAAAGGGCGGGATTATAGCGTAAAAGCGCGGGTAAGCCTCTAGCGGTGAATGGCAGGCGTCCATCCAGCCTATTGAGCTGGCTAAGCGTCGCATCCGTGGCGAGGGAGCTTGCTCCCGCTCGGCTGCGCAGCAGTCGTAGAGTCTGCCCAGTTTTTTCTGGCGCACCGTGCCGACTGGCTTTGGGGCTGCTGCGCAACCCAGCGGGAGCAAGCTCCCTCGCCACGGGTTCGCCGACTGGTTCATTGGTTTACAGAACGGGCGAGCTGCTATCGATCGTCTGCGGCAACCGCTGGTCGATCAGCCGATGCAACGCACTGTCCTGCGGCCAATTGCGCATGAAGCGGGCGCGGTCGCGGGCGTAGGCCTGGGCGAAGCTGGCGTGGGTGCGGTGCTGGCACATCGAGTCGAGGTCGATCAGGGCCCAGCGGTCGTGCTGCCAGAACAGGTTATGCCCCTTGAGGTCACCGTGGCTGATGCGCTCGCGGATCAGGCTGGCGAACAACTGGTCCAGCGCCAGCAGCTCGGGCTCGGGCGCGTCGCCGTTGTCGATGTACGGCGCGAAGCGTTCGATGATGTCTGGCCCCGACAGGTGCTCGGTCACCAGGTAAGCGCCCCGGCGCAGCCACAGGAAACGCTTCTCCAGCAATGCCAGGGGCTTGGGCGTGGCGATGCCGAGGAACGCCAGTCGATGGCCTTCGCGCCAGGAATGCCAGGCCCGGCTGGGGCGCCAGAAGCGCTTGAGCCAATGGGCCAGGTTCTTGATGTTGTAGCGCTTGATCACCAGGACCCGGCCATCCACTTCGACCTTGCCGACGCTCGCCGCCCCACCGGTCTTGTACAGGTGGCCCTGGTCAAGCAAGGCGTCCGCACGCTCCAACACCGGCAGCATCGCCGCCTCTTCGTCTCGCCGGATCGCCCGCAGGCCGAAGGGCCCGCGTTGCACACTGAACAGGCTGCATTCGCGCCCGACCTTGTCCAGGAAGTCTTTCAGGCGCCAGGCCTGCACCTTGTCGATCTGTTTTTGCAGCGCTTCCATGGGCAGCGCGTGTTCGGCGTTGCCAAGCAGGTAATGCACCAACAGCTCTTCGGTGAACGGTTCGAGGGACTTGGGCAACTGGGCGAAGAACACCCCCAGGTTCTCCAGCACTTTTTGCCGAGACAACGGCTGCCCGGGCGTTTCGGCACGGATGCCGGCGCCATCGATCAGGTAGAGCTGGCCGCCGTGGCGCAGCAGGTTGTCCAGGTGCAGGTCTTCCTGCCACAGCCCTTTGCCGTGCAGTTGCGCAATCGCACCCAGGGCCTCGGCCAGTACCGTCGCCTGTTCGTCGGCCAGCAAGGGCAGCGGCTCGACCTGTTTCCAGGCGTCCCCCAGGCTCTCGGCGCCTTCGAGCAATTCGAACAGCAGCCAGCCGCCCTCGCCGTCCTTCAGGCCATCGGCCAACAACAACGGCGTCGTCAACCCCTGCTCGGCCAACAAGCGCACGCCTTGCAGTTCCCGCTGGAAGTGCCGGGGCGCCTTGCTGCCCACCAGCAGCTTGGCCAGCACCGGCCGACCGCGCCAGATACCGGCACCGACGTAACGCTGCCCCGGCAACACCCGCAACAACGACAGCAACTGCAATTGCGCCGGGCCGGCGGCATCGGCCAGTTCCAGGCTCAAAGGCAGGGCTGGGCGGCGACCGGCGCTCTTCAATTCGGACAACTGCATCAGCGGGTTTCCTTGTGGCTGCGCCGGGCGGTCAGGCGGGTCAACCAATTGTCCACCAGCGCGGCGTCCTGGGGCTGATCCAGGTAAGTGGACAGCAACTGGCGAACTTCGCCTTCATTCCAGACGGACGCGCGCCGCAGCAAGGGTTCGAGGTCCTTGACCCGATCGCGTTGGCCGAACAGCAGCGGCCGGGTCTTTTCCAGGTCGATCAGTTGCGCCTGATAGCCGCTGGCGGTGGCTTGCAGGAAGATGTGCTTGGGGTAGAAGCAGCCATGCACCTGGCGCATGCCGTGCAGGCGCCGCGCCAATTGGCCGCAAGCCTGCAGGATGGTGGTGCGCTGCGCTGCCGTGAGGCTCGGCCAGCGTTGCAAGAGAGAATCCAGGTCATCCCAGCCGTCCAGGGCCCGCGTCAGCAGGATCGCCCGCACTTGGCCGTCAACCTTGCGCTGACCGTAGAACACCGCCTGCAACGCCGGGATTCCCAACTCGCGATAACGACTGATATTGCGAAACTCCCGGGAGAAACTCGGCTCGCCAAACGGGTGCGACAGCGTGCGCGTCAGGTAGTTGTTCTGACGCTTGAGGTAATACCCCTGGCCCTCCAGGTCCAGCCGGAACACGCTGCTCCAGCCCTCGCCCGAGGTGTTGGGTTCGTCCACCGCGTCCAGTTGCCGCGCCCAAAGCGCATCAAAGCTGTCCAGGCCGTGACGCTGCAGCAGCGCACGGTCTTCAGCGGCCAGGAAATCAGTCATTCACGCCCCTCGAAAAATCTCACCACGTGACGAATGCGCTTCTTGTCGCACGCGTCGAGCCGGTCACGCTGGCGGTACTGCAGGTAAAAGCGCAGCCGCTGGGTCGCCGACAGATGATACTTGGCCACTTTGTCCAGGCAGGCCAGGTCCTTGGTGATACGGTACTTGAGCCAGAAGCCGCGCCAGAAATCGCCGTTCGGACAGTCGATCAGGAACAGCCGCGAGCGGTCATCGATCAGCAGGTTGCGCCACTTCAGGTCGTTGTGGGTAAAGCGATGATCGTGCATGGTCCGCGTATAGGCGGCCAGTTGCCGGCTCACGCCGTCGACCCAGGCACGGTCGCCCAGCCGCGGATCATGCCGCTCGGCCAGCGCCGAGAGGTCCTCGGTGCGGGGCAGCTCGCGGGTAATCATCGCACCGCGGGCGTAAGTGGCGCCATGTCGCTCCAGGCCCCAGCCCACGATTTCGGCGGTGGGAATCCCCCACTTGGCGAAACGCTTGAGGTTCTGCCATTCGGACTTGACCCGTGGCTTGCCCAGGTAACGACGCAAGCCCTTGCCAGCCCCGACGTAGCGCTTGACGTAATAGTTCACGCCATTGCGTTGCACCCGGATCACTTCCGACAGCGGGTCGCGGGTCAGCCGCTCCCCTTGCAAGGCAAACACCGCGTCGAGGCTGCCGAAGTCCTGCGCCAGCTCGGCATAGGAAGGTTCCAGTTTCCAACCCGACATCAGAGCGCGTCCCCATACCGCTGCTTACGGGCATAGAGCTTGTTGGCCTTGCCTTCGAGCCAGCTCAGCAGGGCCGCCTCCTGCGTGAGGATCTCGCGCAGTGGCTGCTGGAAATAGCCCTTG contains:
- a CDS encoding serine/threonine protein kinase, whose amino-acid sequence is MQLSELKSAGRRPALPLSLELADAAGPAQLQLLSLLRVLPGQRYVGAGIWRGRPVLAKLLVGSKAPRHFQRELQGVRLLAEQGLTTPLLLADGLKDGEGGWLLFELLEGAESLGDAWKQVEPLPLLADEQATVLAEALGAIAQLHGKGLWQEDLHLDNLLRHGGQLYLIDGAGIRAETPGQPLSRQKVLENLGVFFAQLPKSLEPFTEELLVHYLLGNAEHALPMEALQKQIDKVQAWRLKDFLDKVGRECSLFSVQRGPFGLRAIRRDEEAAMLPVLERADALLDQGHLYKTGGAASVGKVEVDGRVLVIKRYNIKNLAHWLKRFWRPSRAWHSWREGHRLAFLGIATPKPLALLEKRFLWLRRGAYLVTEHLSGPDIIERFAPYIDNGDAPEPELLALDQLFASLIRERISHGDLKGHNLFWQHDRWALIDLDSMCQHRTHASFAQAYARDRARFMRNWPQDSALHRLIDQRLPQTIDSSSPVL
- a CDS encoding lipopolysaccharide kinase: MTDFLAAEDRALLQRHGLDSFDALWARQLDAVDEPNTSGEGWSSVFRLDLEGQGYYLKRQNNYLTRTLSHPFGEPSFSREFRNISRYRELGIPALQAVFYGQRKVDGQVRAILLTRALDGWDDLDSLLQRWPSLTAAQRTTILQACGQLARRLHGMRQVHGCFYPKHIFLQATASGYQAQLIDLEKTRPLLFGQRDRVKDLEPLLRRASVWNEGEVRQLLSTYLDQPQDAALVDNWLTRLTARRSHKETR
- a CDS encoding heptose kinase is translated as MSGWKLEPSYAELAQDFGSLDAVFALQGERLTRDPLSEVIRVQRNGVNYYVKRYVGAGKGLRRYLGKPRVKSEWQNLKRFAKWGIPTAEIVGWGLERHGATYARGAMITRELPRTEDLSALAERHDPRLGDRAWVDGVSRQLAAYTRTMHDHRFTHNDLKWRNLLIDDRSRLFLIDCPNGDFWRGFWLKYRITKDLACLDKVAKYHLSATQRLRFYLQYRQRDRLDACDKKRIRHVVRFFEGRE